A genomic region of Sideroxydans sp. CL21 contains the following coding sequences:
- a CDS encoding glutamate synthase-related protein, producing the protein MIEVRSKVNNSSLPAQQGLYDPRNEHDACGVGFVAHIKGLASHDRVSQGLQILENLTHRGAVGADPLAGDGAGILIQVPDAFLRKVLTRDKVALPPAGDYGVGMLFLPREAKARAACEKIIADKIKAEGQILLGWRDVPVDNSGLGASVKAVEPVVRQVFIARGKKTADQDAFERKLFVIRKTAEHAISALPKGQGKGFYIPSMSSRTIVYKGMLLADQVGKYFLDLQDKDLVSAFSLVHQRFSTNTFPTWNLAHPFRMIAHNGEINTLRGNVNWMAARHAAMSSKFLGKDLDKLWPLIVENQSDSACFDNALELLVAGGYSLPHAMMLLIPEAWAGNPLMDEERRAFYEYHAALMEPWDGPAAVAFTDGRMIGATLDRNGLRPARYLITDDDVVLMASEMGVLPIPQSKIIKKWRLQPGKMFLIDMEAGRIVDDAELKHQLSTAKPYRKWIEQSRYILDDLPKVDEKYESQVSMLDAQQAFGYTQEDLKFIMLPMATAGEEATGSMGSDAALPVLSNRNKVLYNYFKQLFAQVTNPPIDPIREEIVMSLTSFIGSKPNLLGVDETKPAPRLEVHQPVLSQEDAAKLHSIDKLTKGKYKSKVLDLTYPVKNGAAGCEVAIKALCKEADKAVAAGLNVLILSDRALDEKRVAIPALLATAAVHHHLVKAGSRTSTGLVVETGSAREVHHFALLAGYGAEAVYPWLAYDSLASLELPAGLSVKDAQKRFVKAINKGLLKVMSKMGISTYQSYCGSQIFEAIGLNSDFIGKYFPGTATQIQGIGLKEVAEEAVRIHLSAFGNDPVLVNMLDAGGEYAWRTRGEEHTWTPESIAKLQHATRSNNAATYKEYAKLINDQTQRQMTLRGLFEIKPLGKAVPLEEVESAKEIVKRFATGAMSLGSISTEAHTTLAIAMNRIGGKSNTGEGGEDANRFKVLHGGEKLSDIIGKHRIEADHTMKAGDSLRSRIKQVASGRFGVTAEYLASADQIQIKMAQGAKPGEGGQLPGSKVSEYIGKLRHSVPGVGLISPPPHHDIYSIEDLAQLIHDLKNSNPSASVSVKLVSEVGVGTVAAGVSKAKADHIVIAGFDGGTGASPLSSVKHAGTPWELGLAEAQQTLVLNQLRGRIGLQVDGQLKTGRDVLIGALLGADEFGFATAPLVVEGCIMMRKCHLNTCPVGVATQDPALRKKFTGQPEHVVNYFFFVAEEVRELMAQMGIRKFDDLIGRSDLLDMRKGITHWKAKGLDFSKVFHQPDMPVRVARFHSEEQDHGLEHALDNDLIAQSKEALDAKRVVSIETTIRNVNRTVGTMLSYEVAKRHGNAGLPDDTIRVKLVGTAGQSFGAFLAHGITFQLEGEGNDYVGKGMCGGRIIVKPADDSKLVAEDNIIVGNTVLYGATAGEVFFRGVAGERFAVRNSGATAVVEGLGDHGCEYMTGGMVVVLGQTGRNFAAGMSGGVAYVLDEDGTFPQRCNMSMVQLEAIPEEVAASETGEVEAHGRVHFNHLNKADEAVLRGKIEKHLHLTGSTRAKQILDNWKTYLPKFVKVMPTEYRRALLEIAAQQKEAA; encoded by the coding sequence ATGATCGAGGTGAGGAGCAAGGTGAACAATTCGTCGTTGCCAGCGCAACAGGGTCTATACGATCCGCGCAATGAACATGATGCATGTGGTGTCGGTTTCGTCGCACATATCAAAGGTCTCGCAAGTCACGACCGCGTCAGCCAAGGGTTGCAAATTCTGGAGAACCTGACGCACCGCGGTGCGGTCGGTGCCGATCCGCTTGCGGGTGATGGTGCAGGTATCCTGATTCAGGTTCCGGATGCTTTCCTGCGCAAGGTACTGACCAGGGACAAAGTCGCGCTGCCGCCTGCAGGGGACTACGGCGTCGGCATGTTGTTCCTGCCGCGCGAGGCAAAGGCACGCGCCGCCTGTGAAAAAATCATTGCCGACAAGATCAAGGCTGAAGGCCAGATCCTGCTGGGCTGGCGCGATGTGCCGGTGGACAACAGCGGTCTGGGCGCAAGCGTAAAAGCGGTCGAACCTGTAGTGCGCCAAGTGTTCATTGCGCGTGGCAAGAAGACAGCAGATCAAGATGCATTTGAGCGCAAACTGTTTGTCATCCGCAAGACTGCCGAACACGCGATCAGCGCGCTGCCCAAAGGACAGGGCAAGGGTTTCTACATCCCTTCCATGTCTTCGCGGACCATCGTCTACAAGGGCATGCTGCTCGCCGATCAGGTTGGCAAATACTTCCTTGACCTGCAGGACAAAGATCTGGTCAGCGCTTTTTCGCTGGTGCACCAGCGCTTCTCCACCAACACCTTCCCCACCTGGAATCTAGCCCATCCGTTCCGCATGATCGCGCACAACGGCGAGATCAACACCCTGCGCGGCAACGTCAACTGGATGGCGGCACGCCATGCGGCGATGTCATCCAAGTTCCTGGGCAAGGACCTCGACAAACTGTGGCCGCTGATCGTCGAGAACCAATCCGACTCGGCCTGCTTCGACAATGCGCTGGAGTTGCTGGTGGCGGGCGGGTATTCATTGCCGCACGCGATGATGCTGCTGATTCCCGAAGCCTGGGCTGGCAATCCGTTGATGGACGAAGAACGCCGTGCGTTCTACGAATATCACGCCGCATTGATGGAGCCGTGGGACGGCCCCGCCGCCGTGGCCTTCACCGATGGCCGCATGATAGGCGCGACATTGGACCGTAACGGCCTGCGCCCCGCGCGTTACCTCATTACCGACGACGACGTGGTGCTGATGGCTTCCGAGATGGGCGTGCTGCCGATCCCGCAGAGCAAGATCATCAAGAAATGGCGCCTGCAGCCCGGCAAGATGTTCCTCATCGATATGGAAGCCGGACGCATCGTCGACGACGCCGAACTGAAACATCAGCTCTCCACGGCCAAGCCATACCGCAAGTGGATTGAGCAATCGCGTTACATACTCGACGATCTGCCCAAGGTTGACGAAAAATACGAATCTCAAGTCAGCATGCTGGATGCGCAACAGGCATTCGGTTATACGCAGGAAGACCTCAAGTTCATCATGTTGCCGATGGCGACCGCGGGCGAAGAAGCCACCGGTTCAATGGGTAGCGACGCCGCACTGCCAGTGCTGTCGAACAGAAACAAGGTGCTGTACAACTACTTCAAGCAGCTGTTTGCGCAGGTGACCAATCCGCCGATCGACCCGATCCGCGAAGAGATTGTGATGTCGCTCACTTCCTTCATCGGCTCCAAGCCCAACCTGCTCGGCGTCGACGAAACGAAGCCGGCACCGCGCCTGGAAGTGCACCAGCCGGTGTTGTCGCAAGAGGATGCGGCCAAATTGCACAGCATCGATAAGCTCACCAAAGGCAAATACAAATCCAAAGTGCTGGACCTTACCTATCCGGTGAAGAACGGCGCAGCGGGCTGCGAAGTCGCCATCAAGGCCTTGTGCAAAGAAGCCGACAAGGCTGTGGCTGCCGGTTTGAATGTGTTGATTCTTTCCGACCGGGCCCTGGATGAAAAGCGCGTGGCAATTCCTGCCCTGCTGGCAACCGCTGCAGTGCACCATCATTTGGTGAAAGCAGGATCACGCACCAGCACAGGCCTGGTCGTCGAGACCGGCTCTGCACGCGAAGTGCACCACTTTGCTTTGCTTGCAGGATACGGCGCGGAAGCAGTTTATCCGTGGCTGGCATATGACAGCCTCGCGTCACTGGAACTGCCCGCGGGCTTGTCGGTGAAGGATGCGCAGAAGCGTTTCGTCAAGGCGATCAACAAGGGCCTGCTCAAGGTAATGTCCAAGATGGGCATTTCCACCTATCAGTCCTATTGCGGCTCGCAAATTTTTGAAGCGATCGGCCTCAACAGCGATTTCATCGGCAAATATTTCCCCGGAACGGCGACACAGATACAAGGTATTGGCCTCAAGGAAGTGGCGGAAGAAGCAGTGCGCATACATCTGTCGGCGTTCGGCAACGATCCTGTGCTGGTAAACATGCTGGACGCAGGCGGCGAATATGCCTGGCGCACACGCGGTGAAGAACACACCTGGACGCCGGAATCCATCGCCAAGTTGCAGCATGCGACACGTTCCAACAACGCGGCGACCTACAAGGAATATGCCAAGCTCATCAACGACCAGACGCAGCGCCAGATGACGTTGCGCGGTTTGTTCGAGATCAAGCCGCTGGGCAAGGCAGTACCGCTGGAAGAAGTCGAGTCGGCCAAGGAAATCGTCAAACGTTTTGCGACCGGCGCGATGTCGCTCGGTTCCATCTCTACAGAAGCGCATACCACGCTGGCCATCGCGATGAACCGTATCGGCGGCAAGTCGAACACCGGCGAAGGCGGAGAAGACGCGAACCGTTTCAAGGTACTGCACGGCGGTGAAAAGCTGTCCGACATTATCGGCAAGCATCGCATCGAAGCCGATCACACCATGAAGGCGGGGGACTCGCTGCGTTCGCGCATCAAGCAGGTCGCATCGGGTCGTTTCGGCGTTACCGCCGAATACCTGGCCAGTGCCGACCAGATCCAGATCAAGATGGCGCAGGGTGCGAAACCCGGCGAAGGCGGCCAGTTGCCCGGCAGCAAGGTGTCGGAATATATCGGCAAGCTGCGCCACTCGGTGCCCGGTGTCGGCCTGATTTCGCCGCCGCCGCACCACGACATCTACTCAATTGAAGATCTGGCGCAGCTCATTCACGACCTGAAAAACTCCAATCCCTCCGCTTCCGTTTCAGTGAAGCTGGTATCTGAAGTCGGCGTGGGCACCGTGGCTGCAGGCGTGTCCAAAGCCAAGGCAGACCACATCGTGATCGCCGGCTTTGACGGCGGTACCGGCGCTTCACCGTTATCATCGGTGAAACACGCGGGTACGCCGTGGGAACTCGGTTTGGCCGAAGCGCAACAGACGCTGGTGCTGAACCAGTTGCGCGGCCGTATCGGTTTGCAAGTGGACGGCCAGCTGAAGACCGGTCGCGATGTGCTGATCGGTGCGCTGCTTGGCGCGGACGAGTTCGGTTTTGCTACCGCACCGCTGGTGGTCGAGGGTTGCATCATGATGCGCAAGTGTCACCTCAACACCTGTCCGGTCGGCGTGGCCACGCAGGACCCGGCACTGCGCAAGAAATTTACCGGCCAGCCGGAACATGTGGTGAACTATTTCTTCTTCGTCGCCGAAGAAGTGCGCGAACTGATGGCGCAGATGGGCATACGCAAGTTCGACGATCTGATCGGACGCAGCGACCTGCTCGACATGCGCAAAGGCATCACGCATTGGAAAGCCAAGGGACTGGATTTCTCCAAGGTTTTCCATCAGCCCGACATGCCTGTCAGGGTGGCGCGCTTCCATTCCGAGGAACAGGATCACGGTTTGGAGCATGCATTGGACAACGATCTGATCGCACAATCCAAGGAAGCTCTGGACGCAAAACGCGTCGTGAGCATCGAAACCACGATACGCAACGTCAATCGCACCGTCGGTACCATGTTGTCGTATGAAGTAGCGAAACGCCATGGCAACGCGGGCCTGCCGGATGACACGATCCGCGTGAAATTGGTGGGTACGGCAGGTCAAAGTTTCGGTGCGTTCCTCGCGCACGGCATTACTTTCCAATTGGAAGGCGAAGGCAACGACTACGTGGGCAAAGGCATGTGCGGCGGGCGCATCATCGTCAAACCGGCCGACGACAGCAAGCTGGTGGCGGAAGACAATATCATCGTCGGCAACACCGTGCTCTACGGCGCAACGGCCGGTGAAGTCTTCTTCCGCGGCGTGGCTGGCGAACGCTTTGCGGTGCGCAATTCCGGCGCGACCGCCGTGGTGGAGGGTTTGGGCGATCACGGTTGCGAATACATGACCGGCGGTATGGTGGTAGTGCTGGGTCAGACCGGTCGCAATTTTGCGGCGGGCATGTCCGGCGGCGTAGCTTATGTACTGGACGAAGACGGCACCTTCCCGCAACGCTGCAACATGTCCATGGTGCAACTGGAAGCGATTCCCGAAGAAGTGGCTGCCAGCGAAACCGGCGAAGTGGAAGCGCATGGCCGTGTGCATTTCAATCACCTGAACAAGGCCGACGAAGCGGTATTGCGCGGCAAAATCGAAAAGCACTTGCATCTCACCGGCAGTACCCGTGCAAAACAGATACTGGATAACTGGAAAACCTATCTACCAAAATTCGTGAAGGTTATGCCGACCGAATATCGTCGTGCGTTGCTTGAAATTGCGGCGCAGCAAAAGGAGGCCGCATAA
- a CDS encoding deoxyguanosinetriphosphate triphosphohydrolase, whose protein sequence is MPDLQLAPYAVSISAHGRKYAEPAPQGRSEFQRDRDRIIHSGAFRRLEYKTQVFVNHEGDLFRTRLTHSIEVAQIARSIARRLRLNEDLVEAVSLAHDLGHTPFGHAGQDALNACMKDHGGFEHNLQSLRVVDVLEERYAAFDGLNLCFETREGILKHCSPEHATQLGEVGERFLKNLRPSLEAQIANLADEIAYNNHDVDDGLRSGLVTLEQLSSVRLFARHLEEVRASYPDLAERRVVHETVRRMINTLVTDLIAQTEQNIRKYAPQNVEDVRAAPPIVAFSAEMHELNRELKAFLRTHLYRHYKVMRMTAKARRIIGDLFNVFYEDPRLLPHQFNPAAESERSRAVADYIAGMTDRYAIREHRRIFAIEEI, encoded by the coding sequence GTGCCTGATCTTCAACTCGCTCCTTATGCGGTCAGCATCAGCGCGCATGGCAGAAAGTATGCCGAGCCAGCGCCGCAGGGGCGTAGCGAATTTCAGCGTGATCGCGACCGCATCATCCATTCCGGAGCGTTCCGCCGGCTCGAATACAAGACGCAAGTCTTTGTGAATCACGAAGGCGACCTGTTTCGCACCCGTCTTACCCATAGTATCGAAGTCGCGCAGATCGCCCGCTCCATAGCGCGGCGATTGAGGCTGAATGAAGACCTGGTTGAAGCAGTGTCGCTGGCTCATGACCTTGGGCACACGCCATTCGGTCACGCCGGCCAAGACGCGCTGAATGCCTGCATGAAAGATCATGGCGGCTTCGAGCACAACCTGCAATCCTTGCGCGTGGTGGATGTGCTGGAAGAACGCTACGCGGCCTTTGACGGCCTGAACTTGTGCTTCGAGACGCGCGAAGGCATCCTCAAACACTGTTCCCCGGAGCACGCCACACAACTGGGCGAAGTGGGCGAACGCTTCCTCAAAAACCTCCGGCCCTCGCTGGAAGCTCAGATCGCCAATCTGGCCGACGAGATTGCCTATAACAACCACGATGTCGATGACGGCCTGCGGTCCGGTTTGGTCACGCTCGAACAGCTGTCTTCGGTGCGGCTCTTTGCGCGGCATCTGGAAGAAGTGCGTGCAAGCTATCCGGATCTCGCCGAGCGCCGTGTGGTGCATGAAACGGTACGCCGCATGATCAACACATTGGTTACCGACCTCATCGCACAGACAGAACAAAACATCCGGAAGTATGCACCGCAGAATGTGGAAGATGTGCGTGCTGCCCCGCCGATCGTGGCTTTTAGCGCAGAAATGCACGAACTCAACCGCGAGTTGAAAGCCTTCTTGCGCACCCATTTATACCGACACTACAAGGTCATGCGCATGACAGCCAAGGCACGCCGCATCATAGGTGACCTGTTCAATGTGTTTTATGAAGATCCGCGACTATTGCCGCACCAATTCAACCCGGCGGCCGAATCCGAGCGCTCCCGTGCCGTGGCGGACTACATTGCCGGAATGACCGATCGTTACGCCATCCGCGAGCATCGGCGTATTTTTGCCATAGAAGAGATCTGA
- the aroB gene encoding 3-dehydroquinate synthase — METLHVGLAERSYPIHIGSGLLNNVEILLPHIPHKRAVIVSNTTVAPLYLHGLSEKLGSNGVQVQSIILPDGEQYKNGDSLNIIYDALLSARSERSTPLIALGGGVIGDITGYAAATYLRGVPFIQIPTTLLSQVDSSVGGKTGINHPLGKNMIGAFYQPGMVLADTTTLNTLPDKELRAGIAEVIKYGLIRDLPFLEWLEANMEKLLARDTGALQYAIERSCRNKAEVVGADERESGERALLNLGHTFGHAIENGMGYGVWLHGEGVAAGTVMAADLSQRLEWLHSEDVLRVRRLFERAGLPVVGPRLGAEKYLQLMGLDKKVEDGKIRFILLKTLGNAVITSDVPQPLLEQTLEACSA; from the coding sequence ATGGAAACCTTGCACGTAGGGCTGGCGGAACGCAGCTATCCCATCCATATCGGAAGCGGACTGCTGAATAACGTTGAAATACTGCTGCCCCATATTCCGCATAAGCGTGCAGTTATCGTAAGCAACACTACTGTTGCGCCACTGTATCTGCATGGCCTGAGCGAAAAATTGGGCTCGAACGGCGTGCAAGTGCAATCCATCATCCTGCCGGACGGGGAACAATATAAAAACGGCGATTCCCTGAATATTATCTATGACGCACTGCTCTCGGCGCGCAGTGAGCGCAGTACACCTCTCATCGCTTTGGGCGGCGGAGTCATCGGCGACATCACCGGTTATGCTGCAGCAACCTATTTGCGCGGCGTTCCGTTCATTCAGATACCCACCACATTGCTGTCGCAAGTGGATTCCTCGGTTGGCGGGAAAACCGGCATCAATCATCCACTGGGCAAGAACATGATCGGAGCGTTCTACCAGCCTGGCATGGTACTGGCGGACACAACAACACTCAATACCTTGCCGGACAAAGAACTGCGCGCCGGAATCGCCGAAGTCATCAAGTATGGGTTGATACGCGATCTGCCATTCCTGGAATGGCTTGAAGCCAACATGGAGAAACTGCTGGCGAGAGATACAGGCGCGTTGCAGTATGCCATTGAACGCAGTTGCCGTAACAAGGCTGAAGTAGTCGGCGCAGACGAACGCGAAAGCGGCGAGCGAGCGCTACTTAACCTTGGGCATACCTTTGGCCACGCCATCGAAAACGGCATGGGCTATGGCGTGTGGTTGCACGGAGAAGGTGTGGCAGCGGGAACGGTCATGGCAGCAGATTTGTCGCAGCGTCTTGAATGGTTGCATTCTGAGGACGTGCTGCGCGTACGCAGACTGTTTGAACGCGCTGGGTTGCCCGTAGTCGGCCCAAGGCTGGGTGCCGAGAAATATCTGCAACTGATGGGATTGGATAAAAAAGTGGAGGACGGCAAGATACGCTTCATCTTGCTGAAGACGCTGGGAAACGCCGTGATCACGAGCGACGTACCGCAGCCGCTATTAGAGCAAACACTGGAGGCTTGCAGTGCCTGA